The Micromonospora sp. WMMD961 genome has a segment encoding these proteins:
- a CDS encoding sugar ABC transporter permease: MAITVVPETPRKPGRPPSPYSAGAQRTSLGRKVRDNLTGHAFLIGAVLCFVVFSWYPMIRGIVMSFQRTRRGETTWVGWDNYSRILADPSFWPAWQNTLYFTLLALVLGYAVPFFVAVLLNEFRHAKGYLRILVYLPVMLPPASALYLFKFYAYDPSEAGLFNAILKALHLPTSQWMQSPEMTMPAMVLASTWMNMGGAVLIYLASLQNIPGELYEAAELDGAGIWKRIRHVTIPQTRLILALLAMIQIVATMQLFIEPLILANGAGAEDSATSVAYLIYQHGFFQNDLNGAAALGVIMLVVLAGFSAAYLRLSAKQD; the protein is encoded by the coding sequence TTGGCGATCACCGTCGTCCCGGAGACCCCCAGGAAACCGGGCCGCCCGCCGTCGCCGTACTCGGCCGGGGCGCAGCGCACGAGCCTCGGCCGCAAGGTACGGGACAACCTCACCGGGCACGCGTTCCTGATCGGCGCGGTGCTCTGCTTCGTCGTCTTCTCCTGGTACCCGATGATCCGCGGCATCGTCATGAGCTTCCAGCGGACCCGGCGCGGCGAGACCACCTGGGTGGGCTGGGACAACTACTCCCGCATCCTCGCCGACCCGAGCTTCTGGCCAGCCTGGCAGAACACGCTCTACTTCACGTTGCTCGCGCTCGTCCTCGGGTACGCGGTGCCGTTCTTCGTGGCGGTCCTGCTCAACGAGTTCCGCCACGCCAAGGGGTACCTGCGGATCCTGGTCTACCTACCGGTGATGCTGCCGCCGGCCTCGGCGCTGTACCTCTTCAAGTTCTACGCGTACGACCCCAGCGAGGCGGGCCTGTTCAACGCGATCCTGAAGGCGCTGCACCTGCCCACCTCGCAGTGGATGCAGTCGCCCGAGATGACGATGCCGGCGATGGTGCTCGCGTCGACCTGGATGAACATGGGCGGGGCGGTGCTGATCTACCTCGCCTCGTTGCAGAACATCCCGGGCGAGTTGTACGAGGCTGCCGAGCTCGACGGTGCGGGCATCTGGAAGCGCATCCGCCACGTGACGATCCCGCAGACCCGGTTGATCCTCGCGCTGCTGGCGATGATCCAGATCGTCGCCACGATGCAGCTCTTCATCGAGCCCCTGATCCTCGCCAACGGCGCGGGCGCGGAGGATTCCGCGACGTCGGTGGCGTACCTCATCTACCAGCACGGCTTCTTCCAGAACGACCTCAACGGCGCTGCGGCGCTCGGTGTGATCATGCTCGTGGTGCTGGCCGGCTTCTCCGCCGCCTACCTGCGGCTGAGCGCGAAACAGGACTAG
- a CDS encoding carbohydrate ABC transporter permease — protein sequence MAQDSGTRTLISSAQLRRGRGRFIYWSLLTVVVVGFTLVFLGPLYWMVTGALKSGQEIAQTPPTLFPKDPQPQNYIDAWNNLDLAKLLFNTFYYATGAVLFQLVLDTAAAYSLSKLRPIFGNVILALMLGTLMIPAMVLIVPQYVTVIDLPILHINLLDSPFAIWLPLVANAFNIFLLKRFFDSIPEELMAAALMDGASSMRTLWSIILPLSRPILGVVSIFAVTAVWKDFLWPKLVMPSPETRTVSVGIYAFAGGTPMNVVIAASVIAAIPTVIIFLIFQRNIMSGLTTGSIKG from the coding sequence ATGGCACAGGACTCCGGCACCCGGACCCTCATCTCCTCCGCGCAGCTTCGCCGTGGGCGCGGCAGGTTCATCTACTGGTCGCTGCTCACCGTCGTCGTCGTGGGCTTCACCCTGGTCTTCCTCGGGCCGCTCTACTGGATGGTCACCGGCGCGCTCAAGTCCGGCCAGGAGATCGCGCAGACCCCGCCCACGCTGTTCCCGAAGGACCCCCAGCCGCAGAACTACATCGACGCGTGGAACAACCTGGACCTCGCCAAGCTGTTGTTCAACACGTTCTACTACGCCACCGGCGCGGTGCTGTTCCAACTCGTCCTCGACACCGCCGCCGCGTACTCGTTGTCCAAGCTTCGACCGATCTTCGGCAACGTGATCCTCGCCCTGATGCTGGGAACCCTGATGATCCCGGCGATGGTCCTCATCGTTCCGCAGTACGTCACGGTGATCGACCTGCCGATCCTGCACATCAACCTGCTCGACTCGCCGTTCGCCATCTGGCTGCCGCTGGTCGCGAACGCGTTCAACATCTTCCTGCTGAAGCGGTTCTTCGACTCGATTCCCGAGGAGCTGATGGCGGCGGCTCTGATGGACGGGGCGTCGTCGATGCGCACGCTGTGGTCGATCATCCTGCCGTTGTCGCGCCCCATCCTCGGTGTGGTCTCGATCTTCGCGGTGACGGCGGTCTGGAAGGACTTCCTCTGGCCGAAGCTGGTCATGCCGTCGCCGGAGACCCGGACGGTCAGCGTCGGCATCTACGCCTTCGCGGGTGGTACGCCGATGAACGTGGTGATCGCCGCCTCGGTCATCGCCGCGATCCCGACCGTCATCATCTTCCTGATCTTCCAGCGGAACATCATGTCCGGTCTGACCACGGGCAGCATCAAGGGCTAG